One window from the genome of Nicotiana tomentosiformis chromosome 5, ASM39032v3, whole genome shotgun sequence encodes:
- the LOC104084467 gene encoding jasmonoyl--L-amino acid synthetase JAR4 isoform X2 — protein MVVEKTEKFDPQEVIEEFEVLTRDAGKIQEETLQKILEENGGTEYLQQWGLNGKTDSLSFKNCVPIVTHKDLEPYIHRITDGDLFPILTGKPITTISLSSGTTQGKPKFVPFNEELMESTMQIFKTSFAFRNREFPVVNGKALQFIYGSKQFKTKGGLAAGTATTNVYRNAQFKKTMRAMQTPCCSPDEVIFGPDFQQSLYCHLLCGLIFRDEVQVVSSTFAHSIVHAFRNFEQVWQELVTNIREGVLSSRVTVPSMRAAMSKLLKPDPELADTIFNKCSRLSNWYGLIPELFPNTRYIYGIMTGSMEPYLKKLRHYAGELPLLSADYGSSEGWIGANVNPELPPELVTYAVLPNIGYFEFIPLMENLDGLEPTPVGLTEVKLGEEYEIVVTNFAGLYRYRLGDVVKIKGFHNGTPELQFICRRNLLLSINIDKNTEKDLQLAVEAAAKILSDEKLEVVDFTSHVNVSADPGHYVIFWELSGEATEEILKDCCNCLDKSFVDAGYVGSRKVNAIGALELRIVKRGTFHKILDHFVGLGAAVSQFKTPRCVGPTNLSVLQILSSNVVESYFSTAFC, from the exons ATGGTGGTAGAGAAAACTGAGAAGTTTGATCCACAAGAAGTAATTGAGGAGTTTGAGGTGTTAACAAGAGATGCTGGCAAAATTCAAGAAGAGACACTACAGAAGATTTTGGAAGAAAATGGAGGGACAGAATATTTGCAGCAATGGGGTCTGAATGGGAAAACTGACTCATTGTCTTTCAAGAATTGTGTACCCATTGTCACCCACAAGGATTTGGAGCCTTACATTCATAGAATTACTGATGGTGATCTTTTTCCTATTCTTACTGGAAAACCTATTACCACTATCTCCTTGAG TTCTGGGACAACTCAGGGAAAGCCAAAGTTTGTACCTTTCAATGAAGAATTGATGGAATCCACTATGCAAATATTCAAGACATCTTTTGCCTTTAGGAACAG AGAATTCCCAGTTGTAAATGGGAAAGCTTTGCAGTTCATATATGGCAGCAAGCAATTCAAGACGAAGGGTGGTTTGGCAGCTGGAACTGCCACTACCAATGTGTACCGAAACGCACAATTCAAGAAGACAATGAGGGCAATGCAGACCCCTTGTTGTAGCCCTGATGAAGTGATATTTGGCCCTGATTTCCAACAATCTTTGTACTGTCATCTTTTGTGCGGCCTCATTTTTCGCGATGAGGTTCAAGTTGTCTCTTCTACGTTTGCCCATAGTATTGTCCATGCTTTTCGAAATTTCGAACAAGTATGGCAAGAACTTGTTACCAACATAAGAGAAGGAGTACTTTCTAGCCGTGTGACGGTTCCTTCTATGAGAGCAGCAATGTCGAAATTACTCAAGCCTGATCCCGAGCTTGCTGATACTATTTTTAACAAGTGCAGCCGATTGAGCAATTGGTATGGCTTGATACCTGAACTTTTCCCGAACACTAGGTACATATATGGTATCATGACTGGATCCATGGAACCTTACTTGAAGAAACTGAGGCATTATGCGGGCGAGTTACCTCTGCTAAGTGCTGATTATGGATCTTCTGAAGGGTGGATTGGAGCAAACGTTAACCCCGAGTTGCCtcccgagcttgttacatatgcaGTACTTCCTAATATTGGTTATTTCGAATTCATTCCTCTCATGGAAAATTTAGACGGTCTGGAGCCAACGCCAGTCGGTTTAACTGAAGTTAAACTCGGCGAAGAGTATGAAATTGTAGTCACCAACTTTGCAG GTCTGTATCGCTATAGGCTCGGTGATGTTGTCAAGATAAAAGGATTCCACAATGGCACTCCGGAACTCCAGTTTATTTGCCGTAGGAATCTCTTGTTGAGCATCAACATTGACAAGAACACCGAGAAAGACTTACAACTAGCCGTGGAAGCAGCAGCCAAGATCTTATCAGACGAAAAGCTAGAAGTAGTCGATTTCACTAGCCACGTCAATGTCTCAGCTGATCCGGGGCACTACGTGATCTTCTGGGAACTGAGTGGTGAGGCCACTGAGGAAATCTTGAAAGATTGCTGCAATTGTTTGGACAAATCTTTCGTCGATGCAGGCTATGTGGGCTCTCGGAAGGTGAATGCAATTGGAGCTCTTGAGCTCCGAATTGTGAAGAGGGGAACATTCCATAAGATATTAGATCATTTTGTAGGATTAGGGGCTGCAGTAAGCCAGTTCAAAACACCAAGGTGCGTCGGCCCGACTAATCTCTCTGTGCTGCAAATACTGTCAAGCAATGTAGTTGAGAGCTATTTTAGTACTGCATTCTGTTGA
- the LOC104084467 gene encoding jasmonoyl--L-amino acid synthetase JAR4 isoform X1 yields the protein MIAICYRKIVKMVVEKTEKFDPQEVIEEFEVLTRDAGKIQEETLQKILEENGGTEYLQQWGLNGKTDSLSFKNCVPIVTHKDLEPYIHRITDGDLFPILTGKPITTISLSSGTTQGKPKFVPFNEELMESTMQIFKTSFAFRNREFPVVNGKALQFIYGSKQFKTKGGLAAGTATTNVYRNAQFKKTMRAMQTPCCSPDEVIFGPDFQQSLYCHLLCGLIFRDEVQVVSSTFAHSIVHAFRNFEQVWQELVTNIREGVLSSRVTVPSMRAAMSKLLKPDPELADTIFNKCSRLSNWYGLIPELFPNTRYIYGIMTGSMEPYLKKLRHYAGELPLLSADYGSSEGWIGANVNPELPPELVTYAVLPNIGYFEFIPLMENLDGLEPTPVGLTEVKLGEEYEIVVTNFAGLYRYRLGDVVKIKGFHNGTPELQFICRRNLLLSINIDKNTEKDLQLAVEAAAKILSDEKLEVVDFTSHVNVSADPGHYVIFWELSGEATEEILKDCCNCLDKSFVDAGYVGSRKVNAIGALELRIVKRGTFHKILDHFVGLGAAVSQFKTPRCVGPTNLSVLQILSSNVVESYFSTAFC from the exons ATGATTGCTATTTGTTACAGAAAGATAGTGAAAATGGTGGTAGAGAAAACTGAGAAGTTTGATCCACAAGAAGTAATTGAGGAGTTTGAGGTGTTAACAAGAGATGCTGGCAAAATTCAAGAAGAGACACTACAGAAGATTTTGGAAGAAAATGGAGGGACAGAATATTTGCAGCAATGGGGTCTGAATGGGAAAACTGACTCATTGTCTTTCAAGAATTGTGTACCCATTGTCACCCACAAGGATTTGGAGCCTTACATTCATAGAATTACTGATGGTGATCTTTTTCCTATTCTTACTGGAAAACCTATTACCACTATCTCCTTGAG TTCTGGGACAACTCAGGGAAAGCCAAAGTTTGTACCTTTCAATGAAGAATTGATGGAATCCACTATGCAAATATTCAAGACATCTTTTGCCTTTAGGAACAG AGAATTCCCAGTTGTAAATGGGAAAGCTTTGCAGTTCATATATGGCAGCAAGCAATTCAAGACGAAGGGTGGTTTGGCAGCTGGAACTGCCACTACCAATGTGTACCGAAACGCACAATTCAAGAAGACAATGAGGGCAATGCAGACCCCTTGTTGTAGCCCTGATGAAGTGATATTTGGCCCTGATTTCCAACAATCTTTGTACTGTCATCTTTTGTGCGGCCTCATTTTTCGCGATGAGGTTCAAGTTGTCTCTTCTACGTTTGCCCATAGTATTGTCCATGCTTTTCGAAATTTCGAACAAGTATGGCAAGAACTTGTTACCAACATAAGAGAAGGAGTACTTTCTAGCCGTGTGACGGTTCCTTCTATGAGAGCAGCAATGTCGAAATTACTCAAGCCTGATCCCGAGCTTGCTGATACTATTTTTAACAAGTGCAGCCGATTGAGCAATTGGTATGGCTTGATACCTGAACTTTTCCCGAACACTAGGTACATATATGGTATCATGACTGGATCCATGGAACCTTACTTGAAGAAACTGAGGCATTATGCGGGCGAGTTACCTCTGCTAAGTGCTGATTATGGATCTTCTGAAGGGTGGATTGGAGCAAACGTTAACCCCGAGTTGCCtcccgagcttgttacatatgcaGTACTTCCTAATATTGGTTATTTCGAATTCATTCCTCTCATGGAAAATTTAGACGGTCTGGAGCCAACGCCAGTCGGTTTAACTGAAGTTAAACTCGGCGAAGAGTATGAAATTGTAGTCACCAACTTTGCAG GTCTGTATCGCTATAGGCTCGGTGATGTTGTCAAGATAAAAGGATTCCACAATGGCACTCCGGAACTCCAGTTTATTTGCCGTAGGAATCTCTTGTTGAGCATCAACATTGACAAGAACACCGAGAAAGACTTACAACTAGCCGTGGAAGCAGCAGCCAAGATCTTATCAGACGAAAAGCTAGAAGTAGTCGATTTCACTAGCCACGTCAATGTCTCAGCTGATCCGGGGCACTACGTGATCTTCTGGGAACTGAGTGGTGAGGCCACTGAGGAAATCTTGAAAGATTGCTGCAATTGTTTGGACAAATCTTTCGTCGATGCAGGCTATGTGGGCTCTCGGAAGGTGAATGCAATTGGAGCTCTTGAGCTCCGAATTGTGAAGAGGGGAACATTCCATAAGATATTAGATCATTTTGTAGGATTAGGGGCTGCAGTAAGCCAGTTCAAAACACCAAGGTGCGTCGGCCCGACTAATCTCTCTGTGCTGCAAATACTGTCAAGCAATGTAGTTGAGAGCTATTTTAGTACTGCATTCTGTTGA